The sequence TACAACAGGCAGCGCTACACACTGTTTAAAACGGGCAATCCTTTCCTTCGTCCACAAGCGCTCTAATGTAAATGTTTGCACGTGCCCAAACAATGTATCAGCCTGCGATCCTTTCTTAAAAACATGATCACTATCTTTGACATATGACAGACAATCCAAGTGTCGAATCAACTCCGTTGGATAATAACCGAGGGTTTTAACATCTATGACCATCGCTAAAAATAACAGCCAAGAGGAGAAAGCCCTATTAAATGCCAGAGCATGTCGTTGCTGATTACCTGAAACGCCAAAGGGATCGGGATTATCAAACAAATGATCATCATTCATAAACGCATTTAGTCCATCCCTCTGAGAAGGCGCTTTAGCAACATAATCTTGACAAAGCGTCACCGTCGGCCAATCTCTCAGGTAATGATGAAGTTGCTTAGCCACTGAGGAAACAAGCCGCGCTTGCGACGTTTTATCTGACGCTGGCATACCCCCCCCAGCCCCAAAGCACTGCAAATTATCATGTAAGAACGATTCTGTAGGCTCCGCCCCCTTCTCTGATAGAACGCGTACAAGCTCACCCACCAGCACACGTTTTTCTGGCGATAAATCTACTGAATTAGAAGGAAGCTCCCCCCTTTCGCTCGCTCCTTCCGCACTCGCGTCTAACTGAACGGAGCTAGGAAAAAGAGCAGTGAATGTATCAAAAATAACATCCACCCACCCAGAACTGACATAAACATTATGGGTTGAGTCAGAGGTTTGAAGCTCTTCCCACACCTTAGCCGCGAACTGTTGCACAAGCGGCCAAAGTTGCTGCAAAAGAGCAACGGACTTATCACTCGGAAAAGACGTAATTTGAGGGCTTAACGAGGAGAAGAGGTTGTTAAAAGACTTCATAACAAGCACCATCATTTGTTTGTATTTTAATTTGCACGATTTTAAACCATACCACCAAGAAATACAAACGCATTCTCATCGGCGTTGAATCTGATCCAACGAAATATGTACTTCACCGCTCGCATCCGCGGTGTTGTCCACTTGCAGCGGTGCTCGCCAAGCATGGCCGAAAATAATTTCTGCGGTCATCGGCACATACCCTTCCTCGCGTTGCGCGTCGAATGCGGCAAGTAATTGTTGATATTCAGCTTTATTTAATGACGATGACGCATCAGGGAATGATGCGCCCGATTGTTTTAAATCACGGTGCAGTGTGTGTAAATCTTTATAAGCCAAGGTTTGTGTTTGCATGTCAACAACCGGATCTTCGAAACGCAGTGACATCAATTCATCGCCAATGTCATGCATATCTGTAAAAGGAAAAGTATGCGGCTGATTGTCTACTGCTTTAAAACAAGTGCGCAATTCTTTTAAGGTGTCTGGCCCTAATGTCGTAAACAACAATAAACCACCGGGTTTTAAGATGCGTTTTACTTCTTGGAATATTATCTTTCTATCAGACAAAAATGGCAACAACAAATTCATACAGCAAAAATCGATACTGTGATTGGCTAGCGGGATGCATGCAGCATCGGCACAAATAGCATTTGGTATGTCGAGTAACATCTTCTCTGCTACATCTAATGCATAAACCGTTGCTTCTGAATATAAAGTTTTTAATACGGGTGTTAGCGTACCTGGCCCTGAACCGAGATCTAAAATGCGTGCAGGTTCTAGCTTGATAAATTGTAATCGATCGTGAATCTGCTCAGCGAGCGATTGAGAAAGCACCGCGGCGTCTGCATAACTGTGTGCCACACGATTAAAGCGATCTCGCACAAGTTGCGTAGCTGTCAGGGTTGTTGTTGTCATTTATACTATCGCTATGGGTTGGCTACAAAAAATTACAGACACTATTCTACCAGCAGATTGCCTGGTTTGTCGCGATATGGCAGATACAAAAGACAATCTATGTGAAACATGCCGCACCGACCTCCCCTGGCTGAGTATCGCTTGCCAACAGTGTGCTATCCCACTCTCTACCTCCCTGAGCACACGCTGTGGTGCCTGCATAAAGACGCCGCCCGCTTTTGATAAAGCCGTAGCAAGCTGTCATTACCAAACCCCCTTGCTTGAGCTCATCCATCAACTCAAGTTTCATGCCCAGCTTGCTGCTGCTGCCTGTCTCGGGCATTTATTAGTGACCCGTGTGGTTCAGGCTTACGAAGATGATTGCTTGCCTGAATGCATACTCCCCGTGCCCTTACACCCTAAACGTTGTCGCGAACGGGGATTTAATCAAGCGGTAGAAATAAGTCGTATCTCGCAACAGAAACTGAATATACCCATGCATGTGAGTGCATTGCAACGTGTTCAGCATACGCCTGCACAGCGAGGTTTATCGGCAAAATCAAGACGCAGGAATTTGAAAAATGCTTTTGCGGTTCAGGGGGATTTAAATGCTAAGCATGTCGTCATCGTGGATGATGTGATGACAACTGGTAGTACGATGAATCAACTCGCTCGACTCCTTAAGGATGCGGGCGTAGAACGAGTTGATGTCTGGTGTTGTGCGCGTGCTTAAGAAAGAAACGCTGTCTCTCCATCTATTGTCACAGTACTATAACGCTGTCATCCCGCGCTTGACGCGGGATCTCCATCAGATTCTTTCGAACTTTCTAGCGCCTGCAGGAGGTCCCGCGTCAAGCGCGGGATGACAACCTCAAGGCCGGAATGACAGGGATGGGTATAGATTCTTAGGCAACAACAGTCGGCGGAATCGCAGACATGGTCGTCAGCGTTGCAACCAACAGCAACCACACAACCCACATCATTCTTAACGCGCAGTCTTTGCTACCAAACTTGGTGAATTTTGCGAATAGCGCAACGAGTATCGCTGCAGCTGCAGGTAAAATCACAATCCCCAAGACACGTTGGATCAACGTAGCAATCTGACTGCCGGAGAAAATTAAACTCAGCCCATTTAATACATGATCATGTAGCGTTGCTAAACCATGCATACCTGCACTGACATATTCAGCGCCCATCACCACTAAAATACTTAACAATACAATGATACTTACTTGTTTCCACATACGATGTTTTTCCTTTTGAAATAACTACTAAAATTTTAGTGCTTCTATCTAGCTCACAGCTTGCCATTTACCTTCATCATCCCGACACGCCGTTCCATTAATAGTTTCTTGCTTGCCGTCAATAAATGCTTTGGTACTATAAGCGCGACAAGGGTGTCCGTCTTTTTTGTACGTGCGCGTTGGTGTTACCGAATAAACGTTACCGTTGTCGGGATTACGCCAGCGGTTTGTTTTATCTGTCGGTGTTTTTTCTAGGGTTTGTTGCATTTTGAGTTTGTCATTTTCATCCATGGTCTTACCAATTTGACCACCGATGACAGCACCCGCGACAGCGCCCACGCCCATCGCCAACATTTGGCCCGTACCACCACCAAAACGACTACCGATTAAAGCACCCAAGGTACCCCCCGCCATCGTACCCATATCTTGTTTATTCATGTCAGAACAGCCCGTTACCACAGCCGTGCTCGCTGCCAAGCTGCCTACCATCAGAAGTACCGTTAAATTTCTCATAAAACTCCCTTAAACGATCAATGAAATGTCGCAATAATGTACCTGAAAATCAGCCGGGAGTAAAACTTCCCTTTTAGCCATACCCTATATGGACAATGTCTCACACGACAGCTGGAGAATGGCTTATACCGCTTTCGCGCCGGAGCCTCTAAGATAACTCCACCTATCCGGGGAGTTTGATTTGTTAGCGTAATGGACTCGCGGTCACTGGAACCATAGCACCGAGCAGCTATCTAGTGATGTTGGCAGACCAGACTCCCAGTAGGACCAATTGATGAATGGTACGACGACAACCATTCTTCGAATAGGAACTAGCTTCTCCCAGCTAGACGCCCAATGGATGGGCACTTTTTTCCTCTCATACCAATACCCTCCACCATTTGACAGCAATAAACGCATACATGCATACTGCCTACTTCCCTTTATATATAAGGTTATATGTCATGAAAAAATTAAGCAAACGACTTTCTCTTTTAGGCTCCATTATCGCACTTCAACTCTCTTTTTCTGCGGCTTTTGCCACAACAACACAAGAGTTTATGCATGAATTTCTTCGATCTTCTGCTGCCAGTAGCTGCGGAAAATTCAGTATTTCCGCCATCAACGACACACGGGCCTCATTTTCGGTATCTTGCAAAACTAGCCGAGGAGCCATCATGAGAGATGAGTGTAAGTTCACTGACTTAAGCCTGTTCCACACCTTCATCAACCGACAAGGTGTACTGATCTCATCAACCGTACCTGACCAACCACACTGCACAATCTACCTTTAGGTCAGAAGTATCCTCAAACACTGAGCCCTAGCGGCTCGGTGTCCATTTTTTAACCTTCTTGCTTGATCAGACGTCGACCTGAGCTAACCTTACCTCAGAGCAGATGGAATCTGCTTACAGAACAATTGCTACAGGAGTAAGCTCATGAATACTGAACAACTCGTCGCGCACTTGCGATTAGAACGCAACGTTGCCATCCCTGATTTAGATCTCGCGTGGAGCGCTGGCTATGAAGTCGGCTTAGATGATGCAATGGACGACAACCCATTTGACCGTGGTACACAAGCTTATGAATACTGGCAAGCGGGTTGGGATGCAGGACAATTAGGTGAAGAAAATATCTTTGCGGAAAGCCAGGTAGCACCAGCAATTGAAACAGCGACCGTACCTGCTGTGATGCCCGCAGAAAAAATGAGCTTTGCTGAAAGAATGCAGGCAAAACTGATGGGCTGTAGCGAAATGGCTTTTCAATTAGTGTGCGTTGCTACACTGACTGGACTCGGTTATCAGCTGGCTGATCTTGCAGTTTTTTAATAGCGCGTTGCGTTAACTGCGTTGTTAATGCATACGGATTCGTTTTAAGTTGGGCCGCAACGGTTTCTACCGGGTATTGCGGTCCCCAACAAATGACGTCGTCACCTACTTTTGCTGCAACACACGCACGTAAATCAATACACAGCACATCCATGGCCACCGTGCCAATCACCGGACACAGTTGCCCATGCAGCCACACCATGCCACGATTTGATGCCGCACGTGGATACCCATCACCGTAACCAATACCGACCATGCCAACACACATACTCTCAGGGCAAGTCCACGTACTGCCATAACTAATCGCATCACCTGCTTGTAAGGTTTTTACCGATAATAACGGCGCGGTTAATTGCATAACCGCTTGTAGGCCCAAGTCCGCACCTGTTTTGCCTGCATACAAAGACATGCCATAAATCGCACCACCAGGGCGGATCCAGTCCGTGTGACTCGCTGGCCATGCAAAAATCCCTGCACTACTTGGCAAGGACTTTTCACCCGGCAACGCTGCAGTAACTTGTTGGAATAAAGCAATCTGTTTTTCTGTTTCTTGATCGTCAGTGCGATCAGCATTCGGGAAATGACCTAGCCAACATAAGTGCTCACGATCAATCTGGCAGGCCTGTAAATGCTGCCAAACAGCCGGCACATGACTGGGCGTAATGCCCAAAAGATGTTGCCCAATATCAATTTGCACCCACACTTTAACGGGTGTTGTTGCGGCTTCAAGTAGAATAAGTTGTTCGGGGTCATGTAAGACAAGCGTCAAATCATGTTGTTGTGCTTCTTGTAATGCTTGCACTGAAAACACACCCTGCATCACAACAATCGTTTGTTGCACGCCGAAACGACGTAAATGAATACCTTCTAATAAGGTCGCAACCCCAAAGCCATTGGCCTGCGGTAAACTATTCACAACAATGTCAGCGCCATGCCCGTAAGCATCCGCTTTCACCATCACTAACTGTTTAGCATGAGGGGCACGTGCATGTATCTGCTGGAAATTATGTTGTAAGGCGTGCGTGTTGATGAATCGTGTCGGCATAACTGCCTCAATCTTGTGTCGCGTAGGGCACCGCTTGCGCTTGGTAGTTTTCAAAACGGCTGAGATGACCCAAGAATGTTAAACGTGTTTTACCAATCGGTCCATTACGTTGTTTTGCAATAATAATTTCAGCAATACCTTTGTCTGGTGTCGCTTCATTGTAAACTTCATCACGATACACAAAAGCAATCACATCCGCATCTTGCTCAATCGCACCAGACTCACGTAAATCAGACAAGATAGGACGCTTATCCTGACGTGCCTCCAAACTACGATTTAACTGCGACAATGCAATGACTGGCACATTTAATTCTTTCGCCAAGGTTTTTAAGGAACGTGAAATTTCAGAAATCTCAGCGGTACGGTTTTCTTTGTGTCCGTGAATCTGCATCAACTGCATATAATCCAAAACAATCAAACCCAACTGCCCCTTATCTCGCGCTAAACGTCGCGCACGTGCACGCACTTCTGCAGGACTTAACGCCGGCGTTTCATCAATGTATAAATTCGCTTCCGCTAACTGGCCCACAATACCAGTAATACGATGCCAATCACTGTCGTTTAAATCCCCTGTCCGTAATTTCTGATGTTCAATACGGCCCATGGAAGAAATCATCCGCATGGCTAAGGAGTCACCCGGCATCTCCATACTAAAGACTAAAACAGGTTTATCATCTTTCACTGCGGCATACTCTGCGATGTTCATTGCAAAAGTAGTTTTACCCATTGAAGGACGACCGGCAACAATCACCAAATCTCCTTTTTGCAAACCCGCAGTCATCTGATCAAAATCCGTATACCCTGTCGACACACCGGTAATCGGTTCATTGTTGCGATAAATCGTGTCGATACGTTCAACCGCTTTTGCCATCCATTCGCTCACGACTTCAGGACCGCTTTTATGAACATATTGATTGGCAATCGCAAAGATACGACGTTCGGCTTCATCTAATAATTCATTCGCATGACGACCTTCGGGCCGATAAACCGTGCTCGCAATGTTGGTCACCGCATCTAACAATTGACGAAACACCGCGCGTTCTCGCACGATATTGGCATAAGCAACAATGTTTGCTGAACTCGGAATGTTTTTGGCAATTTCGAATAAGTAAACTTCACCACCGGCATTATCTAGTTCGCCAATGTCTTTGAGTGATTCAGAGAGTGTTAAAACATCTAATGGGCTGCCGCGTTTCGCAAGCGCAGTCATCACGCGGTAAATTAAACGATGATCTTGACGATAGAAATCGGCTTCAGAGACATGCTCCATAGCCCGATCCCAAGCCTCATTGTCGAGCATGATCCCACCCAGCACCGCTTGCTCCGCTTCTATCGAATGCGGCGGCACTTTCAATGCGGCCACTTCAGCATCGCGGAATGGCGGTTTTTGGATGGTGCGTTCAGACATCGGCATTTCCTAAGTTGATCAGGCTTGGCGTTTTCGTTCTCGCATTAATTGCCATAAACGATAAATGTTCATCGGGAGCAAACAAGTATGCAAAATCAGCACAGGATGCAAGGCGCGAAGAATAGCATACGCAATAAAAAATACGTTGCCCGCAATTGCCCAGCAACGTAAACGGAACATACAGCGTTCGAAAAAAGTCACAAACACCAACACTGCAGCAATCGAACCCACAACTTCACGCCAATCGGCCATTAACCAATTCCATGACATCATAGGTACTTCTCCTTTTTTTTGACGGAGACCCCGGGTCAAGCCCGGGGTGACAACGGCTTTCGTGTTATCCCAAGGTAACAGCAACTACCCTTCAGCAGCAACAACAGTCACTTCAATGGTCACAGACACATCGCTGTGTAATTGCACCAGGATAGCATTTTCGCTGACAACTCGGATAGGCCCTTCTGGCAAACGAATTTCACTTTTTTCGACCATTTGGCCAGCAGCCGTAATCGCATCAGCCATTTCGCGCGCACCAATGGAACCAAACAGCTTGCCTTCTTCACTAGCTGGTGCAGAAATTGACACTTGTAAATCAGTCAAGCCTGCCGCACGCTGCTGTGCAGCTGCTAAGACTTCTGCCGCTTGCTTTTCTAATTCCGCACGACGTGCT comes from marine bacterium B5-7 and encodes:
- the bioC1 gene encoding malonyl-[acyl-carrier protein] O-methyltransferase 1, with translation MTTTTLTATQLVRDRFNRVAHSYADAAVLSQSLAEQIHDRLQFIKLEPARILDLGSGPGTLTPVLKTLYSEATVYALDVAEKMLLDIPNAICADAACIPLANHSIDFCCMNLLLPFLSDRKIIFQEVKRILKPGGLLLFTTLGPDTLKELRTCFKAVDNQPHTFPFTDMHDIGDELMSLRFEDPVVDMQTQTLAYKDLHTLHRDLKQSGASFPDASSSLNKAEYQQLLAAFDAQREEGYVPMTAEIIFGHAWRAPLQVDNTADASGEVHISLDQIQRR
- a CDS encoding phosphoribosyltransferase; amino-acid sequence: MGWLQKITDTILPADCLVCRDMADTKDNLCETCRTDLPWLSIACQQCAIPLSTSLSTRCGACIKTPPAFDKAVASCHYQTPLLELIHQLKFHAQLAAAACLGHLLVTRVVQAYEDDCLPECILPVPLHPKRCRERGFNQAVEISRISQQKLNIPMHVSALQRVQHTPAQRGLSAKSRRRNLKNAFAVQGDLNAKHVVIVDDVMTTGSTMNQLARLLKDAGVERVDVWCCARA
- the omp gene encoding hypothetical protein — its product is MRNLTVLLMVGSLAASTAVVTGCSDMNKQDMGTMAGGTLGALIGSRFGGGTGQMLAMGVGAVAGAVIGGQIGKTMDENDKLKMQQTLEKTPTDKTNRWRNPDNGNVYSVTPTRTYKKDGHPCRAYSTKAFIDGKQETINGTACRDDEGKWQAVS
- the alr gene encoding alanine racemase codes for the protein MPTRFINTHALQHNFQQIHARAPHAKQLVMVKADAYGHGADIVVNSLPQANGFGVATLLEGIHLRRFGVQQTIVVMQGVFSVQALQEAQQHDLTLVLHDPEQLILLEAATTPVKVWVQIDIGQHLLGITPSHVPAVWQHLQACQIDREHLCWLGHFPNADRTDDQETEKQIALFQQVTAALPGEKSLPSSAGIFAWPASHTDWIRPGGAIYGMSLYAGKTGADLGLQAVMQLTAPLLSVKTLQAGDAISYGSTWTCPESMCVGMVGIGYGDGYPRAASNRGMVWLHGQLCPVIGTVAMDVLCIDLRACVAAKVGDDVICWGPQYPVETVAAQLKTNPYALTTQLTQRAIKKLQDQPADNRVQSV
- the dnaB gene encoding replicative DNA helicase; this translates as MSERTIQKPPFRDAEVAALKVPPHSIEAEQAVLGGIMLDNEAWDRAMEHVSEADFYRQDHRLIYRVMTALAKRGSPLDVLTLSESLKDIGELDNAGGEVYLFEIAKNIPSSANIVAYANIVRERAVFRQLLDAVTNIASTVYRPEGRHANELLDEAERRIFAIANQYVHKSGPEVVSEWMAKAVERIDTIYRNNEPITGVSTGYTDFDQMTAGLQKGDLVIVAGRPSMGKTTFAMNIAEYAAVKDDKPVLVFSMEMPGDSLAMRMISSMGRIEHQKLRTGDLNDSDWHRITGIVGQLAEANLYIDETPALSPAEVRARARRLARDKGQLGLIVLDYMQLMQIHGHKENRTAEISEISRSLKTLAKELNVPVIALSQLNRSLEARQDKRPILSDLRESGAIEQDADVIAFVYRDEVYNEATPDKGIAEIIIAKQRNGPIGKTRLTFLGHLSRFENYQAQAVPYATQD
- the rplI gene encoding 50S ribosomal protein L9, coding for MEVIFLERVGDNALGTKSSVSAGYARNFLIPQGKALPATAGNLKEFEARRAELEKQAAEVLAAAQQRAAGLTDLQVSISAPASEEGKLFGSIGAREMADAITAAGQMVEKSEIRLPEGPIRVVSENAILVQLHSDVSVTIEVTVVAAEG